From Paenibacillus sp. GP183, one genomic window encodes:
- a CDS encoding ring-cleaving dioxygenase — protein MNVKGIHHLSAMTGNAADNFKFYTEVLGMRLVKKTVNQDDTTAYHLFYGDERGNPGTELTFFDFPEIGPKKEGVGSISGTSLRVASDDALQYWEKRLTALDVKHASISELAGRNVLMFEDPEGQKLSLVSDEKNAGVQGGIPWDKSPVPAEFGIRGLGPVKLTVRKPESTLSALSLLGFTEKNRIPAWVEGQPDVIIMQAGEGGSGAEVQVEPRSDLSAAGLGKGGVHHVAFRIEDKEELLAWIEILNRAGLPNSGFVERYYFRSLYFREPNGILFELATDGPGFATDEPFETLGETLALPPFLENQRKSIEANLKPLNTKRSV, from the coding sequence ATGAACGTAAAAGGCATTCATCATCTCTCAGCAATGACTGGGAACGCTGCCGATAATTTTAAATTTTATACAGAGGTTCTGGGCATGCGGCTTGTCAAAAAAACAGTCAACCAAGATGATACTACTGCTTATCATTTGTTTTATGGAGATGAGAGAGGCAATCCGGGTACAGAGCTTACTTTCTTTGATTTTCCGGAGATCGGCCCAAAGAAGGAAGGAGTAGGCAGCATTTCCGGAACGTCTCTGCGGGTTGCCAGTGATGATGCTCTGCAATATTGGGAGAAGAGACTCACAGCATTAGACGTTAAACACGCTTCCATATCTGAACTGGCCGGCCGAAATGTGTTGATGTTTGAAGATCCTGAAGGCCAGAAGCTTTCGCTTGTTTCAGATGAAAAGAACGCAGGGGTTCAAGGCGGAATCCCATGGGACAAAAGCCCGGTTCCTGCCGAATTCGGTATTAGAGGCTTAGGTCCGGTTAAGCTAACCGTAAGAAAGCCCGAATCGACCCTGTCCGCGCTTAGCCTCCTTGGTTTTACGGAGAAAAACCGTATTCCCGCATGGGTTGAAGGACAACCGGACGTGATCATCATGCAGGCGGGTGAAGGAGGATCTGGTGCAGAAGTTCAGGTCGAGCCTCGGAGCGACCTTTCGGCAGCAGGTCTTGGGAAAGGCGGTGTGCATCACGTTGCATTTCGGATCGAGGACAAAGAGGAATTGCTGGCCTGGATCGAAATTCTGAATCGGGCGGGATTGCCGAACTCCGGATTTGTGGAAAGATATTATTTCCGTTCCCTGTATTTCCGTGAGCCCAACGGCATTCTGTTTGAACTCGCAACGGACGGACCGGGATTCGCTACAGATGAACCCTTTGAGACGCTGGGTGAGACGCTGGCGCTGCCGCCGTTTTTAGAGAATCAACGCAAATCCATTGAAGCGAACTTGAAACCATTAAACACTAAACGCTCCGTTTGA
- a CDS encoding alpha/beta hydrolase, with translation MKHIFQKGADTNAPTLVLFHGTGGTEQDLLPLAKKISPASSVLSLRGSVSENGMPRFFKRLAEGVFDIEDLIVRTKEVNEFLDQAAEQYKFDRGNLVALGYSNGANIAGSLLFHYEHALKGALLHHPMVPRRGIELPDLAGTPIFIGAGTNDPLCPPQESIDLEKLLSSAGASVTLHWENFGHQLSASEVEAAASWFREQWPVN, from the coding sequence ATGAAACATATTTTCCAAAAAGGCGCCGATACAAATGCGCCGACACTAGTCCTCTTTCACGGAACCGGTGGAACGGAGCAAGATTTACTTCCGCTCGCCAAGAAAATCTCACCTGCATCCTCGGTGCTCAGCCTTAGAGGCAGCGTATCGGAGAATGGGATGCCGCGTTTTTTCAAACGATTGGCTGAAGGCGTATTCGACATCGAGGATTTGATTGTGCGGACAAAGGAAGTTAATGAGTTTCTTGATCAGGCCGCTGAGCAATATAAGTTTGACCGCGGCAATCTGGTTGCATTGGGTTACTCGAATGGAGCCAATATAGCAGGCAGTCTGCTCTTTCATTATGAGCATGCACTCAAGGGTGCATTGCTCCATCATCCTATGGTTCCTAGGAGAGGCATCGAGCTTCCTGACCTTGCGGGAACACCAATCTTCATTGGCGCCGGAACCAATGATCCGCTTTGTCCGCCTCAGGAATCCATAGATCTGGAGAAGCTTCTGAGTTCTGCCGGAGCTTCGGTAACTCTGCATTGGGAGAATTTCGGTCATCAGCTGTCTGCTTCCGAGGTTGAAGCCGCGGCGTCCTGGTTCAGAGAACAATGGCCAGTTAACTAA